In Bacteroidales bacterium, one genomic interval encodes:
- the ispG gene encoding (E)-4-hydroxy-3-methylbut-2-enyl-diphosphate synthase, producing MIYYAREVQVGDIVIGGNRSIVVQSMTNTFTDDAISTTRQIIDLAKVGSKLVRLSIRNTKDVQALPKIHEQLKQKGVKIPLVADIHFNHELAILSAPYVQKVRVNPGNFFILKSKDELYSESDYKNELEAIGERFVRLIQECRRHGTAIRIGVNGGSLPNRILQRYGHTPQAMVQAMLEFVSMAHQEDFHHVVVSIKDSNVIKTIDANRLLVREFIKAGYDYPIHLGVTEAGSDLEGIIRSAIGIGTLLAEGIGNTIRVSLTGSPVKEIPVAYEIIRSSQKNYIDSSLNQKYLNLNSYQSLPELNLCSNYEQVPLVSSLKDIRMLLVNNPSLEGVRVSNDLKNEVDISIVLGEVLMKFPLACIVDERENLTDYYRLLFQVTGRNINGAEFISCPSCGRTTFDIETMTKQVKNTFFSYKGLTFAVMGCVVNGPGEISRADYGILGSKSGYVHLYAHGKIIIKNVPEREAVKLLKEIVDRETKYHSSSTASS from the coding sequence ATGATTTACTATGCACGTGAAGTGCAGGTAGGTGATATAGTCATTGGTGGTAATCGTTCGATTGTTGTTCAATCCATGACTAATACTTTTACTGATGATGCAATTTCCACAACGAGGCAAATTATTGATCTTGCTAAAGTTGGTTCTAAACTCGTTCGTCTCTCTATCAGAAATACCAAGGATGTTCAAGCTCTTCCTAAAATTCATGAACAGTTAAAACAAAAGGGTGTTAAAATACCTCTAGTAGCTGACATTCATTTTAATCATGAGCTTGCTATTCTTTCCGCTCCATATGTACAAAAAGTACGTGTAAATCCAGGGAATTTTTTCATTCTGAAATCGAAGGATGAATTATATTCAGAATCTGACTATAAAAATGAGTTAGAAGCTATTGGTGAAAGATTTGTTCGTTTGATTCAAGAATGCCGCAGACATGGAACTGCTATCCGGATCGGTGTAAATGGTGGGTCATTACCCAACAGGATACTTCAAAGATACGGACATACTCCTCAGGCCATGGTACAAGCTATGCTTGAGTTTGTTTCTATGGCTCATCAAGAAGATTTTCATCATGTGGTTGTTTCTATAAAGGACTCCAATGTTATAAAGACTATAGATGCCAATCGATTGTTGGTTCGTGAGTTCATAAAGGCAGGTTATGATTATCCCATTCATTTGGGTGTGACTGAAGCAGGAAGTGATCTAGAAGGTATTATAAGATCTGCTATAGGAATTGGCACCTTATTGGCTGAAGGGATTGGTAATACTATACGAGTATCTTTGACAGGTTCTCCGGTAAAAGAAATACCTGTGGCGTATGAAATTATTCGCAGCTCACAAAAAAATTATATCGATAGCAGTTTAAATCAGAAGTATCTCAATTTAAATTCATATCAGTCTTTGCCTGAGTTAAATTTGTGCAGCAATTACGAACAAGTCCCTCTTGTATCCTCATTAAAAGATATCCGAATGCTTTTAGTGAATAATCCATCACTCGAAGGAGTTCGAGTTAGTAATGATTTGAAAAATGAAGTTGATATTTCTATTGTTCTCGGTGAAGTATTGATGAAATTCCCACTTGCTTGCATAGTAGATGAAAGAGAGAATTTGACAGATTATTATCGTTTACTTTTTCAAGTCACTGGAAGAAATATTAATGGTGCTGAATTCATATCCTGTCCATCTTGCGGCCGTACGACTTTTGATATTGAAACTATGACAAAGCAAGTAAAAAACACTTTTTTTTCTTATAAAGGATTAACATTTGCTGTAATGGGTTGTGTGGTAAACGGACCTGGTGAAATTTCTCGAGCCGATTATGGAATATTAGGTTCTAAATCAGGCTATGTTCATTTATATGCTCATGGAAAGATAATCATAAAAAACGTACCCGAACGTGAAGCAGTTAAATTATTAAAAGAAATTGTTGATCGTGAAACAAAATATCATTCTTCTTCAACTGCTTCGTCGTAG